The sequence AACTTATTTGCTACTTCTTATGGTGAAGCCTGAGTCTCTGTTCCCAGTCACACTAAGACAGGTGGTGACTTCCTGTTGGAAGTGATGGGGGCATAAGTTCTATCACCAGGGCTGATCTTTTACTCTCTGTTCCTGTCAGGCGAATGAAGAAGCCATGGCTGAAAGAATTGATGAGTTCATTGTCAAACTGAAGGAGCTAAAGCAAGTGGCCTCTCCTTTCACCCTGGTGAGTACTGAGGGACTCCAGGTGCCCTAGATTTAGGGTAGGAGAGACCATTAAGACAGTCTGAGATTTTTCTGTGGTGCCTCAGTGGTCTGATGGTAGGTGGAGGATCGTACATGATTTCTTGTTATAACTGCTCTCTCTTTACCCATCTGTTAGATCATTGATGATCCCTCAGGGAACAGCTTTGTGGAAAACCCACATGCTCCCCGGAAAGATGATGCCCTGGTGATCACACACTATAATCGGACTCTACAGCAGGAAGAGATGCTGGGGCTCCAGGTAAGTGCACTGAAGAAGCCAGAAGAATGCTCTGGAATTATCTTTCACTCCGATTGCTTGGAGTCAGTGGGAACTTATTTTGCTGCTGCCGCCCTTTGTAGGCTATCTCAGCATGTGTGTGCCCCCCCTCTAGCTCACTTAAGGACTTTGGGTAAACTTTACAACACAGGACAGCAGTGGCTGTGATCCTATCCTAAGCTCTGTTCTTCCCTTGCCTGGGGCTTTGCTTTCCAACTTCTCTGTTAAACCAACGAGGTGGCAGCTGACGTAAGCAAGCCAGAGCATTTTCTCTCACTCTGGGGCAGGGTGTTGGGGAGGCTGAGGTCTGTGTGCCAACATATGATTTGCGTCTCTGCTACTTTAGGCAGAGGAACCAGAAGAGAAACCAGAAGAGGAAGATCTCAGAAACGAAGTGAGTCACATTGGCAACTGTGGAGGAAGGAGCAGAGTGGTGGGCTGAGACTGACGCTGTTCACGGGTGGCCGCCAGTGTACCAGCTGAATGTCTTTAGCCTGAGTAGGTTTCACCCGCTTGGAAGGGCTCACTCTACGTCCCCCTGTTGTGTTCCAGGTGCTCCAGTTCAACACCAACTGCCCGGAATGCAATGCTCCGGCCCAGACCAACATGAAGCTAGTTCGTATCTTTTGTCGGGCAGTTGGGTTGCTCTTCGTCTGACTCAGGCATGAAGATTATATTCAAGCTGGAGAGTACTCCCTTCAGGGAAAGCACAAGGCTTTATTCCGAGTGATGAGAGGGATGTTGCCTTTGATGAGACCGTGCACCTTGGCTTTTGGGTTCAAAGAGAGAATTAGGCCATGGTCTCTAGGCTCCTGTGTGTGGCCTGAGCCATGTCATCAAACATTGATGAACAGCGATCGCCGTGGGTGGTGACCTTGCCCTCTTCTGGGGGGCTGTCTGAGTTAGGCTGCTTCTTGTGATCTGTTTCCTGCAGTCCTGGGACCAGCAACTGTGTGTTTGTGGGGTTTGGATTTGTTCTTCCCCAGAGGGTGGTCTTGCTATCCTGGAAGCAGATTTCCTTAATTCCATCTTCCAGAAATTCCCCACTTTAAGGAGGTTATCATCATGGCTACCAACTGCGAGAACTGCGGCCATCGGACCAATGAGGTGGGTGGGCGTCATCGTTTGGGAAGAGTAGCTTTCATCCTTTCTGAAGCTGCTTAGGGTGAGGAGCTCTTGAACTAGAAATTAGCTTAGAGAAGAAAAGTTAGAGATAGCATAACTTGTTGAAGACATTCAAAGTTGGTTATATGGAAGAGAGAGACCCACTTTTTGACCTACAGCTCAGAGGGATGGAAGAGCAGGGAGGCAGATTTtgactcaataataaaaaactttCTAGGTCTATCTGAATATAGAGTGGGCTGCCTTGGGGGGTGGTAAATTCCCTTTCCCTGAGTGTATTCAAGCATAAGCTGTTTAAATTCTTAAACCAGAAAATTATAAAGGGAATCTACACACTAGTTGCAGTTGGAAGTCCCCTTCAGCCCCAAGAGTCATTTTTTTAACCGTGAATTCAGTTTCTTGGCAATCTGGGGTAAATCTTTGGCAGGCTGCCGGTGCTGGGCACTCTGCTCCTGGCCAGCTTTCAGTGATTTTGGTTTGGGTGACTGCTGCCACTGTTGGTTTAGAAGGCACTGTCCTTGGTAGCCATTAGTGGGCCTGATTGGAGGTCCAAGCCTACTCCCCCAACCCGCCCGGGTCTCCCCGCACCAGGTGAGGATGGGTGTctcctctgctgctgcttctgacaCTGTTGTCTGTTGCAGGTGAAATCTGGAGGAGCAGTAGAGCCCTTGGGCACCAGAATCACCTTCTACATCACTGATCCCTCAGATATGACTAGAGACCTGCTCAAGGTAACAACCTGCTTGGGGAAGTGACTCTCCTCTGCACATGGCTGTCTCTGTCGAGGGGGAGTTTGTCTTTTCTCAATCACGTCCTGGCGTTGTGAGGTACCTCCTTTCTTCCTTGGGTTTGAGGATCCCTGAGCAGAGTTAATCCATGGTAGGAAGTGCCAATTCAGAAGGTGACCCCTAAGCTCTTTCTGATGACTTGGCAGCCTTTTGCCTCTAGTGTCCGTGAAGGCCCTTGTTTCTGATCTCTAATGACAGGATGCCTGCCAGCTTGGAGCCATGACTCAGAATgcccctttttttgtttgtttgtttgtttttttttttttttttctttgtggtatgcgggcctctcactgttgtggcctctcccgttgcggagcacaggctccggatgcgcaggcccagcggccatggctcacgggcccagccgccccgcggcacgcgggatcctcccagaccggggcgcgaacccggttcccctgcatcggcaggcggacgcgcaactactgcgccaccagggaagcccagaatgccCCTTTTTAAGGCTGGTTCCAGGAGTGAGTCTAACTTTAATTGGAGATTCAGAGAAAAATGGGACAGCTGACTTTGTCCCCAGATATCACAGTGGTACTAATTTGGCAGGAGGACTCTGGTTAGCTTTCTCTAGCAGCTCCTGATTTAAAGCCTAACTTGATCTCTTATCTCACAGTCCGAGACATGTAGTATGGAAATcccagagctggaatttgaactggGAATGGCTGTCCTCGGGGGCAAGTTCACCACACTGGAGGGGATACTGAAAGACATCCGGGAACTGGTGAGTCCCCTGAGTATAGTGCATGGCATCTTCCGCAGTGCAGCTGTGGGGAAGGGGCTAGAAGGCTGCAAAGGTCCTAGTTTTTGGAGCTGATAACTGAGGTTTCTTTGCTTTAAAGCTGATTTGAGagacttaaatattattttggattGTGATGATAAATTTGTTGGAAATTCAGAATGGAAATTCTCAGGCCTGATTCTGGGCTGATGTAGATATTTTGCGGTTTTGGATAAGTCATTTATTTCACTGTAAAATGGGGTCATGAGGGTCCTTCCAGCACCTAAAAAAGTCCcgaacatacatatatatgtgtgtgttgacTTAACCCATATGTTTATCCTCTTAATGAATCATTTCGCTTAACTGATTATCAGTCGTCGGGCATTTTGTCTTTGTAAATCATACTTTATTTTGCACTTCTTCCAATGAGGACCAGAGATCATATTTAAGAACATTTCTATAGTTTCTGTTTCACGTTGCCCGTTATCATCTTGGCAGATTAATTCACACGGTTTTAGGGGTGACCACCTAGGTCAGAAAGGCGGTGCGGCATAAATGGAGACCAAGCTTCCCTGACAGGCACCCCTGTCGCCCCGCACCAGGTTTCTGGTTAAGCCTGTCAAACATGGAGCCAGTATTCTAGCAATTTGGATGCCATTTATTGCAGGTGACCAAGAACCCTTTCACACTGGGTGACAGTTCCAGTCCTGGCCAGACAGAGAAACTGCAGGAGTTTAGCCAGAAGTTGGACCAGGTGAGAGGACTCTGGCCGGTCAGTGCTTGTGGTCCTGGGGCTCCAGTGAACAAGAAGCTGCATACCCTTTCTTGCCACATGTAAACATCTAACCGACATGTTGGGGATTCTCTTGGTTTCTGATATCCCATGCCATCTCCTTTCttggttttctccctttttttcgttGGAGCATCTTCTccagtaacttcttttttttacacttttttttttttttttttttttgcggtacgcgggcctctcactcttgtggcctctcccgttgcggagcacaggctccggatgcacaggctcagcggccatggctcacgggcccacctgctccacggcatgtgggatcttcccggactggggcacaaacccgtgtcccctgcatcggcaggcagactctcaaccactgcgccaccagggacagTAGCTTCTTAAGAAAATGCATGGGAAGTAAAATTTCTGGGactttgcatgtctgaaaatttttttattccgcttaaaaaaaattaattaattaatattttaattttggctgcactgagtcttcgttgctgcacacgggctttctctagctgtggcgagcgggggctactcttccttgtggtgcacgggcttctcattgcggtggcttctcttgtggaacgTGGagtctaggcgcgcaggcttcagtagttgtggcacgcgggctcagtagttgtggttcgcaggctctagagtgcagactcagtagttgtggcacacgggcttagttgctccgcggcatgtgggatcttcccggcccagggttcgaacccgtgtcccttgcattggcaggcggattcttaaccactgcaccaccagggaagtccttattctACTCTTATATTAGATTAATGGCTGGGAACAGAATTCTaggatggaaataattttttatcagAATTTCTAAGGTCTTCCAGTTTCGCACTAATGTCTTTCAGTTTCCCAGTTTGGCTGTTGAGAAGTTTGAAGGCATTCTGATTCCCTATCTTTTGTTTGTGACCTATTCTTGTGATACTTTTGTGTCCCCTGTGATGTAAAATTTCAGGATGTGACTTGGTGTATGTGGGTCAATTTTCAACCATTGTTGCTAAGCACTTGGTGGGTTCTTTGAATCTGGAAACTCATGTGGCTCAGTTCTAGGAcgcttttaaaaagtattctattgcttcccctctgttctctctttctgaaatCCCTATGTTTTGGATGTTAGACTGACTTGTCTGGTCTTctgtaatttacttatttttttgtcctgttttcagtttctttgtgtTTGCTCTACTCTTGGAGATTATCTTAACTTAATTTTCCAACCCTTCAattgagtttttcatttccactgacatttttattttccaagtggCTTTTGGTCTTTCAATACTctctcctccttttaaaaaaatagcatccTGTTGTTTTAAGGatgtagtatttttttctctttgagaatattaatgttgggttttttttttttttgacgttttattttcctcacatagtttccatttcctcttaagtttttttttcccatttgatttCTGTCTTTCAGTGTTAGGGGCTTTGCTCAAATGTCTGGTAATCATTGGTTGTCTATTTAAAAGTAGAGGACTAAAACACCTGAGTGGGGTGAGTCTTGTTGACGTTGGGCTCGTTGGAGGGGGATTTAGCTTAGCCATTTTGTTGAGGTAACTCCAGTGCCAGAGTTGTTAGGTGTTTCCTCTTGGGCTGGTCAGATTCCCATCAGTGGCTGTTCCATTTCCTGTCTTGAGGGTGAAGGCTTGGCTGGCAGTGTTCTGAGAGCTGAGTGTGGGAAGAGggctggggtgtgtgtatgtctgtttcCAATAAGGGTACATTCACTTCTGttcttgatttctttccctctacccTCAGCTGGGCGAGTGTCCCCCTGTCCATAGAGTGCTGTGGTAACTTCTCCACAGAATTCTCTTttattggggtgggggaagggcaatCGGTCTGTTtggaaagggagaggaaattAGGGATGCCGGATTGCTTCTTAAATAGCTGTcaaacagtctttattttagattCTCTCCACTCCACCTCTAGAGGTACCTTCATTTCACCAATTCTTAAAACTTTGGGGGATTCTGCAGTGTAAATCGGGTTGGTTTCTGTGTGGCAGACATAGTCCCTTCCTGCCAGCAGCTATGTAAGATTTACATGCTCATGCTGTATTCTGTCTCCTTTAGATCCTTGAGGGTAACATGAAGGCCCACTTTGTTATGGATGATCCAGCAGGAAACAGCTACTTGCAGGTACTGTAGACCTTCCCTGGTATTTCACAGAGATATCTTTTCTGACCTTCCTTAAATATGTATCATTTCTCCAGAAACTGAGAGACTTAATTCTAAatgaactgcttttttttttttttttttttttttttgtggtatgcgggcctccccctgccgtggcctctcccgttgcggagcacaggctccggacgcgcaggcccagtggccatggcccacgggcccagccgctccgcggcacgtgggatcctctcagaccggggcgcgaacccggttcccccgcatcagccggcggacgcgcaaccactgcgccatcagggaagccctaaatgaacTGCTTTTTATCAAGGAACCTTTTAGCAGAAATTGGAACATcagagaggaagggggaaggtgTATGGGACTGTAAGTGTGTGTCAAGAGGGGAAAAAGGAGAC is a genomic window of Physeter macrocephalus isolate SW-GA chromosome 16, ASM283717v5, whole genome shotgun sequence containing:
- the ZPR1 gene encoding zinc finger protein ZPR1 translates to MLAVGAVDPGLPGAAAAPSPVQARQPGPGHLFRPISADDEEQQPTEIESLCMNCYRNGMTRLLLTEIPFFREIIVSSFSCEQCGWNNTEIQSAGRIQDQGVRYTLTVRAQEDMNREVVKTDSATTRIPELDFEIPAFSQKGALTTVEGLISRAVSGLEQDQPTRRANEEAMAERIDEFIVKLKELKQVASPFTLIIDDPSGNSFVENPHAPRKDDALVITHYNRTLQQEEMLGLQAEEPEEKPEEEDLRNEVLQFNTNCPECNAPAQTNMKLVQIPHFKEVIIMATNCENCGHRTNEVKSGGAVEPLGTRITFYITDPSDMTRDLLKSETCSMEIPELEFELGMAVLGGKFTTLEGILKDIRELVTKNPFTLGDSSSPGQTEKLQEFSQKLDQILEGNMKAHFVMDDPAGNSYLQNVYAPEDDPEMKVEHYKRTFDQNEELGLNDMKTEGYETGLASQR